CTCCGCGCTCCTTCTCGTCGTGGCTCTTCGCTGCGTTCGCAGGCAGCTACGTCCACCAGGACATGGTGCCGTATTCGTTCTGGGGAAAGAACGCCGACCTCACACGCTCCGAAGCGGCGTGCCCGGTACAGCCCTTCAGGAATGGTCGCTGGTTGCGAGCTTCGCAGGGGCCCTTCGGCGCCGAAGCGCGTGCGGCCCTCGAGAAACGATTCTCTTCCTATGCCCGCGCGTACGCGACGAAAGCCACGCTCTACGACTTCAGCCCACCGGAAGGGGGTTGGATCTGGATCGTCGCCGATGAGGATTCGTCGGAATGGTGGATCGCCGGCGAGACGAACGAGCACCTCGCCGCACTCGCTCGCGCGGCGCGCGACCTTGGCCAGCTGACGGCACCGCTCATCGCGGATACGCCCGAAGGCGCTGCGGTGCTCGAACTGCTCGCCGCGGCCACGCGCGACACGTGAGCCGCAAGCACTGCGTGACGCCTCTCTCGCGGACAGTCCTGCTCACGCACCGTCACGCTGAGCACGCGCAGGGCCCAGGTCGGGCCCCTTGGATGTGACTGCTCAGAGCAGGTCCACGGACGTCAACGCGGAGACGATTCGCAGACAGGCTCGCAGGGAAGGGCCCGGTGGCGTGGGGCCTCTCGCAATGGCGAGCTCCACGTGTCGTGGGTGTCCGGCGATGGCGCGATAGACGGCGCCCTCGCGCGTGAAGGTGCGCACGGACTCCGGCAACAGGGCGCAGCCGAGCCCCGCTGCGACCAGGCTGACGATGGTGAACCACTCCCCTGCTTCCGTCACGAAGGTCGGCGCGAAGCCCGCCTCCAGGCACATCCCCGTCACCGTGTCATGCAGCGAGGGCGCCGTGTCACGCGGGAAGCCGATGAACGGTTCGTCCGCGAGCTGCTCCAGCGGCACACGCGCCTTGCGCGCCAGTCGATGCCCCGAGGGCAGCACGACGACGAGCGGCTCGCGACGGAGCGTGTCGATGCGCACTCCCGACGCCGTCACGGGGCCTCGCACGAAGGCCACGTCGAGCCCTCCCAGTCGCACCTCCTCCAGCAGCGTCGTGCTGTCCGCCTCGCGCAACATCAGGTGGACCTCCGGGTGCTCGGCCCGCAGGCGACGGAGTACCTCGGGCACGAGCGAGAACGAGGCCGGGCTCAGGAAGCCAACGCGCAGGAGCGCCTGCTGCCCCGCCGCCGTGCGCTGCGCGGCCTCCGTCGCGTGGGAGAGATGCACGAGCGCGCGCCGCCCCGCGTCCAACAGGGCCTGTCCCGCGGGAGTCAGCTCCACGCGCCGTCGGTCCCGGCGCAGCAACTGGCAGCCGAGCTCCTCCTCCAGCCGGCGAATCTGCTGACTGAGGGCGGGCTGCGCCATATGGAGCCGCTCGGCGGCCTTGCGGAAGTGCAGCGTCTCCGCGACGGCGATGAAACAACTGAGGCGGCGGGTGTCGAGGGGAGGTGATTTCACTTCGCTATCACAGGGTGATTTTTCCGTATTGGACGCCGCTTCGAGCACCGGGTCTAGAGTCCCCCATGTCCTCGCGCTCCTTCGTCCTCGTGACGGGGCTGTTCCTCGGATTCACCGCCCATGCCTCGGCCCCGGAGGCGGTCCCCCGCTTCGAGCCGACGCCCTGCCCCTCCACCGTCGCGTCCGACGAGGCCATCGACTGCGGCCTGCTCGTCGTCCCGGAGAATCGACAGAAGGCGGACAGCCGACTCATCAAGCTCCCGGCGATGCGCCTGCGCAGCCGCGCCCAGAAGCCGGCTCCGGACCCCATGCTCTTCATGCCCGGTGGGCCCGGCGTCAGCGCTGTCTCCAACGTGCGCTCCGGCAAGCGGAACCCGTTGCTCGACGAGCGTG
The Myxococcus fulvus DNA segment above includes these coding regions:
- a CDS encoding LysR family transcriptional regulator → MKSPPLDTRRLSCFIAVAETLHFRKAAERLHMAQPALSQQIRRLEEELGCQLLRRDRRRVELTPAGQALLDAGRRALVHLSHATEAAQRTAAGQQALLRVGFLSPASFSLVPEVLRRLRAEHPEVHLMLREADSTTLLEEVRLGGLDVAFVRGPVTASGVRIDTLRREPLVVVLPSGHRLARKARVPLEQLADEPFIGFPRDTAPSLHDTVTGMCLEAGFAPTFVTEAGEWFTIVSLVAAGLGCALLPESVRTFTREGAVYRAIAGHPRHVELAIARGPTPPGPSLRACLRIVSALTSVDLL